A section of the Thermovibrio guaymasensis genome encodes:
- the rplS gene encoding 50S ribosomal protein L19, translated as MRAVQEKYAKKEIPDFRVGDTVRVHVKVKEGDKERVQAFEGVVIRKRGSGTDATFTVRKVSYGIGIERTFPLYAPVVEKIEVLKRGIVRRARLYYLRERKGKAARIKEKKEWMTKK; from the coding sequence ATGAGGGCTGTTCAGGAGAAGTACGCGAAGAAAGAAATTCCCGATTTTAGGGTTGGAGACACCGTTAGAGTTCACGTAAAAGTCAAAGAGGGCGATAAAGAGAGGGTTCAGGCCTTTGAAGGCGTCGTTATCAGGAAGAGGGGAAGCGGGACGGATGCTACTTTCACAGTAAGGAAAGTATCCTACGGAATTGGAATTGAGAGGACTTTTCCCCTTTATGCTCCAGTTGTTGAGAAGATTGAGGTCCTCAAGCGCGGTATCGTAAGAAGGGCAAGGCTCTACTACCTCAGGGAGCGTAAAGGAAAGGCTGCCCGTATTAAAGAGAAGAAGGAGTGGATGACAAAGAAGTAA
- a CDS encoding ribonuclease HII: MDDKEVILEIERNLWNKGYSLVAGIDEAGRGPLAGPVVAAAVVFPKNVNPFLFRDSKRISPSKRLSLFREIYSEALAVGVGFADSKEIDQLNIYRATVLAAERAISELPFTPDFLITDYLKIPSFSNRILPIPKGDERSFSCACASVVAKVVRDFIMEELSKLFPGYGFERNKGYPTKEHCEAIRKLGITPIHRRSFGRVKGERENGGGDCIPATTEERLSYYRQKLYELLGGD; the protein is encoded by the coding sequence GTGGATGACAAAGAAGTAATCCTTGAGATAGAGAGGAACCTCTGGAATAAAGGCTACTCTCTCGTAGCGGGGATTGACGAGGCGGGGAGAGGGCCTCTTGCCGGGCCTGTTGTGGCAGCGGCAGTGGTCTTCCCCAAAAACGTCAATCCTTTTTTATTTAGAGATTCAAAAAGGATTTCTCCTTCTAAAAGGCTCTCCTTGTTTAGAGAGATTTACTCTGAGGCTTTAGCAGTAGGTGTAGGCTTTGCAGACTCTAAAGAGATAGACCAGCTTAATATATACAGGGCAACAGTTCTTGCTGCCGAAAGGGCAATTTCTGAGCTCCCCTTCACCCCCGACTTCCTCATAACTGATTACCTGAAGATTCCCTCCTTTTCAAACAGGATTCTTCCCATACCAAAAGGTGATGAAAGGAGCTTTTCCTGTGCCTGTGCAAGCGTAGTTGCTAAAGTTGTCAGGGATTTTATAATGGAAGAGCTCTCAAAGTTGTTTCCAGGTTACGGTTTTGAGAGGAATAAAGGCTACCCTACAAAGGAGCACTGTGAAGCAATAAGGAAACTAGGGATAACCCCTATTCACAGGAGGAGCTTTGGGAGGGTCAAGGGAGAGAGGGAGAATGGGGGAGGAGATTGCATCCCGGCTACTACAGAGGAAAGGCTATCGTATTATCGCCAGAAACTTTACGAGCTACTGGGGGGAGATTGA
- a CDS encoding YraN family protein, with amino-acid sequence MGEEIASRLLQRKGYRIIARNFTSYWGEIDIVALEPETKTLVFVEVRLRKNSDFGHPLETIDSRKVERIKKTALLFLEKNPTNWESVRFDVIVILGEEVIHIPNAF; translated from the coding sequence ATGGGGGAGGAGATTGCATCCCGGCTACTACAGAGGAAAGGCTATCGTATTATCGCCAGAAACTTTACGAGCTACTGGGGGGAGATTGACATAGTAGCTCTTGAACCTGAAACGAAAACTCTAGTCTTTGTAGAGGTAAGGCTTAGGAAGAACTCGGATTTCGGCCATCCGTTGGAGACAATTGATTCAAGGAAAGTAGAGAGAATAAAGAAAACAGCTCTCCTCTTCCTTGAAAAGAACCCTACTAACTGGGAAAGCGTAAGGTTTGACGTTATAGTCATTTTAGGTGAGGAAGTTATCCATATACCTAACGCTTTTTAA